In Mycobacterium sp. JS623, one genomic interval encodes:
- a CDS encoding SDR family NAD(P)-dependent oxidoreductase: MGLCARRTARLNSLADEIRTATGQRVETRALDVTDPVAVTEVVHSFAEAFGSLDRIIVNAGIGAGSLLGTGGSHANYAMAMTNFVAVLSQCHGIPVSSTAVSTSGPRSKRSPATSAEAQHRQSCWKPVGYNVTKGILAGPRRELVRIGATACETFGCAHCLVTGL, encoded by the coding sequence CTGGGACTGTGCGCCCGACGCACCGCCCGCCTGAACTCCCTCGCCGACGAGATTCGCACGGCCACCGGCCAGCGCGTGGAGACGCGCGCACTCGACGTCACCGATCCAGTGGCTGTAACGGAAGTGGTTCACTCCTTCGCCGAAGCGTTCGGCTCGCTTGACCGCATCATCGTCAACGCTGGAATCGGAGCGGGCTCCCTGTTGGGAACCGGCGGTTCTCATGCCAATTACGCCATGGCGATGACCAACTTCGTCGCTGTTCTGTCTCAGTGCCACGGGATCCCAGTGTCATCCACCGCGGTATCCACATCGGGCCCGAGGTCCAAGCGATCCCCGGCTACCTCCGCCGAGGCGCAACATCGTCAGTCGTGCTGGAAACCAGTGGGGTACAACGTAACTAAGGGCATATTGGCCGGACCTCGGCGAGAATTAGTCCGCATCGGCGCTACGGCCTGTGAAACATTCGGTTGCGCACATTGTTTGGTGACGGGATTATGA
- a CDS encoding TetR/AcrR family transcriptional regulator, with amino-acid sequence MPTTAPEKLTPKGRATRERIVAAAAELMSQRGVARTTIEDIQEAAAVSTSQMYHYFADKGDLVAAVIDFQTDQVLAVQHLGFDRLECLEDLRRWRDIMVDTMRDLGCVGGCPIGSLGNELAETDPLARAQVARSFVLWENMIRDGLSVIEARGELPDGTDVDNLALATLAAVQGGLLLSQVRRDATPLEAALDTMIEHLRTLGVH; translated from the coding sequence ATGCCTACGACTGCACCAGAGAAACTGACCCCCAAGGGACGCGCGACCCGAGAACGGATCGTGGCGGCCGCCGCCGAATTGATGTCCCAGCGTGGGGTGGCCCGCACCACCATCGAGGACATCCAGGAAGCCGCGGCGGTGAGCACGTCGCAGATGTATCACTACTTCGCCGACAAAGGTGACCTTGTTGCAGCCGTCATCGACTTCCAGACCGATCAAGTGCTGGCGGTACAGCATCTCGGTTTCGACCGCCTGGAATGCCTCGAGGACCTGCGGCGGTGGCGCGACATCATGGTCGACACGATGCGCGACCTGGGCTGTGTAGGCGGCTGCCCCATCGGATCGCTGGGCAACGAGCTCGCCGAAACCGACCCGCTTGCCCGCGCGCAGGTCGCGCGGTCGTTTGTTCTGTGGGAGAACATGATTCGCGACGGGCTGAGCGTCATCGAAGCACGCGGCGAACTACCCGACGGCACCGACGTCGACAACCTGGCACTCGCGACGCTAGCCGCCGTCCAAGGTGGCCTGCTGCTCAGCCAGGTGCGCCGAGACGCCACTCCGCTGGAAGCCGCCCTCGACACCATGATCGAACACCTCCGCACCCTCGGCGTCCACTAG
- a CDS encoding peroxiredoxin-like family protein, with protein MTTTADAHPTTIADRVAKMHEGIAAQIPGEVLDVFRAEHADLDARGIPTGIAQPGDTLGDFELLDVHRTPTTLSAALDGRPAVVVLYRGAWCPYCNLALRAYQEDLVPPLADKGVALVAISPQKSDGSLSAQEKNPLTFTVLSDPGNKIANRLGVMTVSPDDARAAQRAMGLDLPEVNADGTHDIPMPTVVIVDPTGVIRWIDVHPNYTTRTEVSDILAALDALS; from the coding sequence ATGACTACCACCGCAGACGCCCACCCGACCACGATCGCCGACCGCGTCGCCAAGATGCACGAGGGGATTGCCGCTCAAATCCCGGGTGAGGTACTCGATGTGTTCCGTGCCGAGCACGCTGACCTCGATGCCCGCGGCATCCCCACTGGCATCGCACAACCCGGCGATACGCTCGGCGATTTCGAACTGCTGGATGTGCACCGCACGCCGACCACACTGTCGGCCGCGCTGGACGGGCGCCCCGCGGTGGTCGTGCTCTACCGCGGCGCGTGGTGCCCCTACTGCAATCTGGCGCTGCGCGCCTACCAGGAGGACCTCGTCCCCCCACTGGCTGACAAGGGCGTTGCACTGGTGGCCATCAGCCCACAGAAGTCCGACGGCTCACTGTCGGCCCAGGAGAAGAACCCGCTGACCTTCACCGTGCTGTCCGATCCGGGCAACAAGATCGCCAACCGGCTCGGCGTGATGACCGTATCCCCCGACGATGCCCGAGCCGCGCAGCGCGCGATGGGTTTAGACCTGCCCGAGGTCAATGCAGACGGCACACACGACATACCCATGCCCACCGTCGTCATCGTCGACCCGACCGGGGTGATCCGCTGGATCGACG